One stretch of Plasmodium vivax chromosome 8, whole genome shotgun sequence DNA includes these proteins:
- a CDS encoding hypothetical protein, conserved (encoded by transcript PVX_119795A): MPFFCFFVVLTLAWLNVVLSKLNFQNEQLAASFFEANRNYRVTKEDVVDGIEKCWFNVTNYLINQSIKQENDFSSDVKAAVSSMKLKLDQLLTVSYSIKKIDTVNASFQWAQSPEHIFLNIKFSHRWSSPGALKVKDEEVVAKKNLFSFSALSDDANSVTKKYTVDLKLLYDVDESETKYNFASVGKVVVTLKKKQKRIWKRLLKSKEKKANMQVWWDMKEKYHDSVQSFLQEEEKKREANSGHDEANGSGQTSVNNEGGGIPGENGKMEETQFDGNADGQGAGHNAVHSGGGAPNGAKKDHPKQAKNEEL; encoded by the exons atgccttttttttgtttttttgttgttttgaCCTTGGCTTGGCTAAACGTTGTCTTATCAAAACTGAACTTCCAAAATGAGCAGCTAGCGGCATCCTTCTTCGAGGCCAACCGAAATTACCGTGTAACTAAGGA gGACGTAGTCGACGGTATAGAGAAGTGCTGGTTCAACGTGACGAACTACCTGATTAACCAATCAATAAAGCAAG AAAACGACTTCAGCAGTGACGTGAAGGCAGCCGTGAGTTCCATGAAGCTCAAGCTGGACCAGCTGCTCACCGTTTCCTACTCGATTAAGAAGATAGACAC ggtaAACGCGTCCTTCCAGTGGGCCCAATCCCCCGAGCACATCTTCCTCAACATTAAGTTCTCCCACAGGTGGAGCTCGCCGG gcgcCCTAAAGGTGAAGGACGAAGAAGTGGTCGCCAAGAAAAacttattttccttttcggcCCTGAGTGACGACGCCAACTCGGTGACCAAAAAATACACCGTCGATTTGAAGCTCCTCTATGATGTAGACGAATCG GAGACAAAATACAACTTCGCATCCGTTGGGAAGGTCGTCGTCactttgaagaaaaaacaaaagaggaTTTGGAAGCGCCTCCTCAAatcaaaggagaagaaggcgaaCATGCAGGTCTGGTGGGACATGAAGGAGAA GTACCACGACAGCGTGCAGTCCTTCTtacaggaagaggaaaaaaaaagggaagcgaacAGTGGCCACGACGAAGCGAATGGAAGCGGCCAAACAAGTGTTAATAACGAAGGGGGGGGCATCCCCGGGGAAAAcggcaaaatggaagaaacgCAGTTTGACGGGAACGCAGATGGGCAGGGCGCAGGACACAACGCAGTGCACAGCGGCGGGGGGGCACCAAATGGGGCGAAAAAGGACCACCCCAAGCAGGCGAAAAACGAAGAattgtaa
- a CDS encoding hypothetical protein, conserved (encoded by transcript PVX_119790A), with product MRNRAFYMVTGRGVGLLWGMPARVLLAKKKKKKKKVTWLCPLCGRICVKAIPLNFPPGITALVGLLWWDYTVRGGAPQKCVRTRSEGAQKTAPKGGARQHGVTQRCGGVAAWQLNGSCTSEAPMTRAAMETKKRGTKLLCCALGALAPAYWLHHRRASTSQRGHNGFSGDLESVKKLKMNSPLCHIPLIILSIYDGYFYESKVLRRIHNIFRERSSGKAAAPFPPLSTTRSTSRSTSASAPPHPPLLPPHGGNTTREEGRDGPNYHFLMHSEKSLFNKMYFYELVLDKSIKYAVISPQLSFYILRQLSQHVVNLNTRLYHEEEFSLHREKRGGDRSLSRSRGSGVANWVRRLPWGGERSNSRHGDIGSGSDAGGEDPHVRKKPRRGEAKGNLYERYGIHKYEWTYSQPRGGDTTPSPQQDQVSINLLYLLNKAYDDVNRICIDTDANIFVSLYTINILKFICYNSYRHVLVNSSLVGELERGNRTGGNGKWSSLVDYVCAFFAGSRAAQEGRIPLSDADRYLFCGEADGGGERGHSASGLTGGLPSGLTSGLTSGLTSGSPSGSPIAPPPPAGAHKRDGQRDEAQQNGDGHSDQSVMGQGKANQTVGAATSRNVATPRSAATSNTHGGEPHQREDTQERPPHNYVQCQGEVNEQMKILNDLYLILYLRLLLECCIKLVSIKKNLLVLEERVKFEKGNKIFYLSTSDAIESLKVHFLKRFRRGEEKRGLRIFFRPYGSARGCAPPGKPAAKRLKTLPIWYSTDAQPTAEPPSSPTWKIALRGHLKRAKTYMNRKLFHLKKNINYYVVNVDEAITNKYYKRVYKKNLKRVKEHLRENTQKEIDLGRYHEMYYNIVANLSGILSFASAVDERNEVHRILSLYSTGGFYQYNYLNEHDSLFFKNGVSRYLRRLGDEWSTSSERREGPTRGESSPSFYYTNDIYLLLLLYTQRIKKCLNVFSYIYSKNHFSRYCSLCCIFRKLNFVLLSTRSSSHWVANAAFLLYHNWFACFSFFYFFCAHSYVAFFLLYQLSTFPSVRYFGILADPGLSLYFVRLYCNARAVCGS from the exons ATGCGAAATCGAGCCTTCTACATGGTGACCGGCCGAGGTGTAGGACTGTTGTGGGGAATGCCAGCACGGGTGttattggcaaaaaaaaaaaaaaaaaaaaaaaaagtgacatgGCTTTGTCCCCTTTGTGGGAGGATATGCGTAAAGGCTATACCTTTGAATTTTCCCCCGGGCATTACCGCATTGGTGGGGCTACTCTGGTGGGACTACACCG TTCGCGGGGGTGCgccgcaaaaatgtgtgcgcACCCGCAGCGAAGGCGCCCAAAAGACTGCACCTAAGGGGGGAGCGAGGCAGCATGGGGTGACTCAGCGGTGTGGCGGTGTAGCGGCGTGGCAGCTCAACGGCAGTTGCACATCCGAAGCACCGATGACGAGGGCAGCCATGGAAACGAAGAAAAGAGGGACGAAGCTGCTCTGCTGCGCCCTCGGGGCCCTGGCGCCCGCCTACTGGCTCCACCACCGCAGGGCAAGCACAAGTCAGCGCGGCCACAACGGATTTAGCGGCGACCTAGAAAGTGTTAAGAAgctaaaaatgaacagccCCCTCTGCCACATACCGCTAATCATCCTCAGCATCTACGACGGTTACTTTTACGAGAGTAAGGTGCTCCGGAGGATTCACAACATATTTAGGGAGCGGTCATCTGGGAAAGCCGCCGCTCCCTTTCCGCCTCTGTCTACAACGAGGTCTACATCGAGGTCTACATCCGCGTCAGCACCACCGCACCCacctcttctccccccccacggaGGAAACACAACCagggaagaaggaagagaCGGCCCTAACTACCACTTCCTCATGCACAGCGAAAAAAGCCTATTCaacaaaatgtatttttacgAGTTGGTCCTGGACAAGAGTATAAAATATGCAGTCATTTCACCTCAGCTGagtttttacattttgagGCAGCTCTCCCAGCACGTTGTGAATTTGAATACGCGGCTGTACCATGAGGAGGAGTTCTCTTTACACCGGGAGAAGCGGGGGGGTGATCGTAGTCTCAGTCGCAGTCGCGGTAGCGGGGTTGCCAACTGGGTGAGGCGCTTGccgtgggggggagaaaggaGCAACTCCCGCCATGGTGACATTGGCAGTGGAAGCGACGCGGGAGGAGAGGACCCCCACGTGAGGAAGAAACCCCGCCGCGGAGAGGCAAAGGGAAACCTCTACGAAAGGTACGGCATTCACAAGTACGAATGGACGTATAGCCAACCGAGGGGAGGTGACACCACTCCCTCTCCACAGCAAGACCAAGTCAGCATCAATCTGTTGTATCTCCTAAACAAAGCATATGATGATGTGAATAGGATCTGCATCGACACGGACGCAAATATCTTTGTTAGCTTATACACGATTAATATTCTCAAATTTATTTGCTACAACAGTTATAGGCACGTGTTAGTGAATAGCTCTTTGGTGGGGGAGCTGGAGAGGGGCAACCGGACGGGGGGGAACGGGAAGTGGAGCAGCCTCGTCGATTACGTTTGCGCCTTCTTCGCGGGGAGTCGGGCGGCTCAGGAGGGGCGCATCCCTCTGAGCGACGCGGACAGGTACTTATTTTGCGGGGAAGCAGACGGGGGGGGTGAGCGCGGCCATTCTGCAAGTGGTTTAACTGGCGGTTTGCCGAGCGGTTTAACGAGCGGTTTAACGAGCGGTTTAACGAGCGGTTCGCCGAGCGGTTCGCCGATCGCCCCGCCACCCCCCGCGGGGGCCCACAAAAGGGATGGCCAGCGGGACGAAGcgcagcaaaatggagatgGGCACAGCGACCAATCCGTGATGGGGCAGGGGAAAGCTAACCAGACAGTGGGAGCAGCCACCTCGCGAAATGTTGCCACCCCACGAAGCGCTGCCACCTCAAACACCCATGGGGGAGAGCCACACCAACGGGAAGACACACAAGAGAGGCCCCCACACAACTACGTGCAATGCCAAGGCGAAGTGAacgaacaaatgaaaatCCTAAATGACCTGTACCTCATTCTGTACCTGCGCCTCCTCCTAGAATGCTGCATCAAACTTGTgagcattaaaaaaaacctcTTAGTGTTGGAGGAGAGggttaaatttgaaaagggaaataaaattttttacctcAGCACATCGGATGCGATTGAGAGTTTGAAGGTGCACTTCCTGAAGCGGTTCCGTCGGGGCGAGGAGAAGCGGGGGCTCCGGATCTTCTTTCGCCCCTATGGCAGCGCTAGGGGGTGCGCACCACCGGGTAAGCCGGCTGCGAAGCGGCTGAAGACACTTCCCATATGGTACAGCACAGACGCGCAGCCCACTGCCGAGCCGCCCAGCTCCCCCACGTGGAAAATCGCCCTAAGGGGACACCTCAAACGAGCGAAAACCTACATGAACCGCAAGCTCTtccacttgaaaaaaaatattaactattACGTGGTAAACGTAGACGAAGCTATAactaataaatattacaaaagagtttataaaaaaaacttgaaGAGGGTAAAAGAACATTTGAGGGAGAACACACAGAAGGAAATAGACTTGGGAAGGTACCATGAGATGTATTATAACATCGTTGCGAATTTGAGTGGCATCCTCTCCTTTGCTTCCGCAGTTGATGAGAGAAATGAGGTCCATCGTATTTTGTCTCTTTACAGCACTGGGGGTTTCTACCAGTATAACTACCTCAATGAGCATGacagtttgttttttaaaaatggggtcAGTCGGTACTTACGACGTTTGGGTGATGAGTGGTCTACTTCTTCAGAAAGACGAGAGGGTCCCACCCGGGGGgagtcctccccctccttctATTACACAAATGATATATATCTGCTCCTCCTTCTATACACccagagaataaaaaaatgcctaaATGTATTTTCCTACATCTACAGTAAGAATCACTTCAGTAGGTACTGCTCCTTGTGCTGCATCTTTCGCAAACTGAATTTTGTCCTTTTGTCTACGAGGAGTTCCTCTCATTGGGTTGCGAATGCTGCCTTCCTTCTTTACCACAACTGGTTTgcttgcttctccttcttttattttttttg